A genomic segment from Leptolyngbya boryana PCC 6306 encodes:
- a CDS encoding helix-turn-helix domain-containing protein, whose protein sequence is MAKRKNITDQQLAVVRALIAGRSYSEIEQELGVPKRTVSRWKAQFSGLLAEHDDAISSTLLEARSESAALVVSALDELGRLLRTAEETQDKLAVVDRIFRAHQILNPPTSPGSVTVTPAEESHGQVVVMLPDNSRGSKS, encoded by the coding sequence AAACATTACCGATCAACAATTAGCTGTTGTCCGCGCCCTAATCGCGGGTAGAAGCTATTCGGAAATCGAACAAGAACTAGGAGTTCCAAAGCGGACGGTATCGCGTTGGAAAGCTCAATTTTCAGGTCTTTTGGCAGAACATGACGATGCGATCTCCTCAACGCTACTAGAAGCTCGATCTGAGTCGGCAGCGCTAGTTGTGTCGGCTTTAGATGAACTGGGGCGACTTCTGCGAACTGCCGAGGAAACGCAAGATAAGCTTGCCGTCGTCGATCGAATTTTCCGAGCGCATCAAATCTTGAATCCGCCAACATCCCCCGGCAGTGTCACGGTTACGCCTGCCGAAGAATCTCACGGGCAAGTCGTTGTCATGCTGCCGGACAATAGCCGAGGTAGCAAGTCTTAG